The following proteins come from a genomic window of Deltaproteobacteria bacterium:
- the carA gene encoding glutamine-hydrolyzing carbamoyl-phosphate synthase small subunit — MSEGKSEAVLVLSDGTVYRGTGFGARMEGAGEVVFHTGMSGYQEILTDPSYAGQIVAMTYPEIGNTGCNPLDDESSGVFLRGFVVRDHVDFPSNWRSRESLQEFLVRHRVPGISGIDTRALVRRLRTAGAMNGIVAHAPFDLEALRSRAGALPSMAGLNLVDGVTCKKPYEWREGTEWTLHAAATGPRRRVVAYDYGIKRNILRELVNAGFDVTVVPADTPAREALALAPDGVFLSNGPGDPAAVSYAIPIVRELIAARVPIFGICLGHQILGLALGGTTRKLRFGHHGANQPARDEQSRRVMIASENHGFAVDAAALAKAQDVEVTHVNLNDDTIEGLRHRRLPLFSVQYHPEASPGPHDTAYLFRRFRELVESTHA; from the coding sequence ATGAGCGAGGGGAAATCCGAGGCGGTGCTCGTGCTCTCGGACGGGACCGTGTACCGCGGCACCGGATTCGGCGCGCGGATGGAAGGCGCGGGCGAGGTGGTCTTCCACACCGGAATGAGCGGATACCAGGAGATCCTCACCGATCCGTCCTACGCCGGGCAGATCGTCGCCATGACCTATCCCGAGATCGGCAACACCGGCTGCAACCCGCTGGACGACGAATCGAGCGGCGTGTTCCTGCGCGGCTTCGTGGTGCGCGATCACGTGGACTTCCCGTCGAACTGGCGCAGCCGCGAATCGCTCCAGGAGTTCCTGGTCCGGCATCGCGTCCCGGGCATCTCGGGCATCGACACGCGCGCGCTGGTGCGCCGGCTGCGCACGGCCGGCGCGATGAACGGCATCGTCGCGCATGCGCCGTTCGACCTGGAAGCGCTGCGCTCCCGCGCGGGAGCCCTTCCATCGATGGCGGGGCTGAATCTCGTCGACGGGGTCACCTGCAAGAAGCCGTACGAGTGGCGCGAAGGCACCGAGTGGACGCTGCACGCGGCCGCGACCGGCCCGCGCCGCCGCGTCGTCGCGTACGACTACGGGATCAAGCGGAACATCCTGCGCGAGCTGGTGAACGCGGGCTTCGACGTGACCGTCGTGCCGGCCGATACGCCCGCCCGCGAAGCGCTCGCGCTAGCGCCGGACGGCGTCTTCCTCTCCAACGGCCCGGGCGATCCGGCCGCGGTGAGCTACGCGATTCCGATCGTGCGCGAGCTGATCGCCGCGCGAGTCCCGATCTTCGGGATCTGCCTCGGCCACCAGATCCTCGGCCTGGCGCTGGGCGGCACGACGCGCAAGCTCCGCTTCGGCCACCACGGCGCCAACCAGCCCGCGCGCGACGAGCAGAGCCGGCGCGTGATGATCGCCTCGGAGAACCACGGCTTCGCGGTCGATGCCGCGGCGCTCGCGAAGGCGCAAGACGTCGAAGTCACGCACGTGAACCTGAACGACGACACGATCGAGGGGCTGCGGCATCGCCGCTTGCCGCTCTTCTCCGTGCAGTACCACCCCGAGGCCTCGCCGGGTCCACACGACACTGCGTACCTCTTCCGCCGCTTCCGCGAGCTCGTGGAGTCCACGCATGCCTAG